From Camelina sativa cultivar DH55 chromosome 5, Cs, whole genome shotgun sequence:
ACAAGTTTTGAAAGATAcgtatttaaaagaatatttatgtaatataaactattaaataatcaatttattcaaTAAGTTATTAAACtcctttaaaaatatataattatattttgttatattaacttCAAACCTACGCAACATGATACATTATCTAGATTATTACTAAATTACATCCATTAACTTATTAAGCATCATCTAATTTATTACTTAACTACATTAATTTATTACTACTTAACTATATCCATTAACTTATTTGTTGACTTATTATGCATttgcatgtgttttttttataccCTTTTGCTCGAGAATCCATTATTAAttccaataataatttttttttgtcccaaaaaaaataagacttaCTTCAAGATCTTCATTTTAACTTCATGCATCGTTTACACAAGCACAAGGTCTAATATACAttttaactaatattaaagaGATAATTAAGTTTGTAgaaattgttgttgatcttaaaatgagtaaatgacatttatatttgtttaatttcatcAATAAACTTTAATGTTATTCGTTCATCTATCCATATATACGAccataacacacacacacacattattAACGTAGTAAATCATAATATATCTTGACCtttacaattacataactttttTCACGACACTACATTCCAAAAGTTATAGTCCACGTTGAAACTTTTATAGGACGTGGACTATTGACCTAGTTCGACGTATAAACCACCAACAGTGATTATGTTATCCATTTCTTTGAATCTTTTCGTAatatcaaacccaaaaatcacaacaacaacaacaacaacaacaaaaaatctaTCCGTATTAATTTCTCGATTCAAATTTCTGAATCATtaatcaacaaacacaaacaataataTTGTATTATAAAACCATATTGGAGTACCAATAAAAGTACCAAAGTTTAAATATAGAAACTAACATATATATCACGCGTAATTACACAACCCATAGACACAAAACTCACCAACCAAACAACTATGGTTACACTCTCCACAATTTAGTAAATAGATATAACTCTTATGTGTTGAAAGTCTGAGACATGTAGCTGGTTGATATCATTATAATTCATCGTGAAATGATTGAAAGTGTCTAATTAGGAGTGCTCTAATCGGAAATGTCTTTCACAGCTGCAAGGATCCCCTTAGCGTGTTCAATGAGGTGACATGATAATTTATAACTTGATCATTGGTGGCTTTGTTGGAACATTTATGAGGGTTAGGGGTCTTTGAGATGCAGGATAAAGCTGGTTCTCTGCTGCTAAGCCTTGGTTAGCTAGTATCTTGAAGGCATGTATTAGATCACCTCAATACTTTGTGACAGATTATATGAAGGATTCGCTGTGATACCAAACGAGAAACTGATTATTGCTTTTGGCTTGATGACCCTTAACTAGATGGCTAGATGATGATTATTTAGAATCTGAGATTATGAACTTGCCTATCATgtctttttaaatttatattgaaatttgaagGATGGAGGTTGTGCACTTGCGGTGACTACTGTTTGCATTCGGATGGTTAAGAAAAACTAAGtaacaagaagaggaagttttCTGCAAAGCTGTTTCTGAAAACTCTTTATTATGATAGTGATAACTGATAACATACAAATGCAAGTTTGATTACTTCAGAATTCAGGTGGTAGCATACTGAGTTTTATTTGTATTGATGATATAGCACAAGTGTGCTGAGTAAAGAGGGAACTGTTGTGTAATACACAGACCCTTGTAGCTTATCTTTTTAACACTCTCATTCAGGTGAAGCATATGATGTGTAAACCTTGAGGATTGAGACATACATATCGATTCCCTTCAAGTACTCGTATTGACTCAGATACTGTAAAAAAGGTAAGATGATAGAAAGGTGTTAGAAATTGCTCTTGGGTGTGTGTGATGATGGTCTACACAAATAATAAGCAAAGCGAAGGATGTAACATTTTCAAATGAGACAGGTACCTCGTTGTGATCATGAAGCAAACTCGGGGTGTTTGATATAGGAGAGAACCCAATCGCAGGCAAGCCTGCTCTTCTGAAATATCGAGAATCAGTTGATGCAGGGAAAATCTCAGGCTCACTAGTCTTCCCTCCAGCTTCTTTCACAGCATTTCCTAAGAGCTCCAACCATGGATTTGCATCATCTTTAGCTGTAACCAAGTGCTTCTCTTCAATATCCTGATTGAACCGCCAAAGCTGACATATATATACCAAGAGAACTCTTCAGATACACAGGCTTTCTCTAAAATCTCTAGCTAGAGTAGTAATAAGAAAATTACGTCAAAGGACATGTTCCGGGATACAGGTGCCCATTCCTCCACCAAACGTTTTTCTAGCGCAACAGGATCAACAACAGGTGGGACACGCATGTCGAAACCAGCTTCTGCCTCAGATGGTTGCAGATTCATAACAAAGCCCTTTTTATCAAAATGAGGTCCAAATTATCACAGAAATCAACTTTGGCCACCAActgtgagaaaaaaaagaaggagagagaagaataCATCAGGAGAAGGAGTGCCAGCTTTGAGGAAAACCATGTTGACAGAGACGACATCGCCTTCAGCTTTTAAACCAGCTTTGAGCTGATCAAACTGAGAAGCTCTGAATCTCATTACACTGTCAATGCTTTTAGTGAGATTCTCCATGGCTGAATCATCATAGAGCTTTGAGCCATGGCCAGGTTGTCCTACAGCTTTTATCTGAATCCACCACGGAATCCTCTCTCCCTTAAACACCTTGTAGCTCTCAGTCGGAGATGGTAACCCTGTTCCAATTTTCATCACCACAAAATTAGtttagtttcttgtttcttacGTTTCTACAACATTTCAGTTACAGTTGACTATTTTTTATACCTTCGTCGAGCACGATGGCAATGTTCAAGCTCTTGAAGGTGTCCGACTCCACGAACTTAGCAACCCCATCAGTGCCACCGATCTCTTCATCGGGAACGAACGTGACGTAAACAGAACGAACGGGCTCAAAACCAGAGGCTTTGAGTTTACGAATGGCTTCTAAGTACTGCATCCCAACGCTCTTCATATCCTGAGTTCCTCTTGCGTAGATTCTGCCTTGTTCGTCGATCTCTGCTCCGAGCGGAGGATGATCCCACTTGTCTTCCTCAAAGGCGACGACATCGACGTGAGAGTTCAAGAGAATGGCAGGTAAAGAAGGATCTGAACCAATCCATTTCAGTAGAACTATAGGCTTTCCTAGAACGAGCTCGATTGGTTGAGTTTCGAGAGAGATTGATTTGGCCTCGGAGATTATGAATCTTGCAGCTGCGATGTAATCAGGAGTCGGATGTACTGTGTTGATTCGGAGATAGGTCTGGAACCTGGTAATGATCTCTgtctcctcctctgttttagCTGATGAAGCAGAGAGAGAAGCCATTTATATgaagttagtaaaaaaaaatgaagagctCAGCAAAGCAAGTTTGAAAGGACGTCTTTGTGAGTTTGTTGCTCCTGCATGTAAACTGTAAGCTTCATTTATATAGCAGTAGCACATTTGCCATCAGCAAATGCGATCAGGATCCCATCTAAACCGGATCCGGTCTCGTTATTGTTGTCAGTTGactattttacaataatatactACTGTTGATTTAAAACGTGATGattgtctttttatataaaagattcGAGATTATCGTGTTCAATTATAAATGTCATTTTGTTTACTAATCATTTTTAAGTATAGTAAAGAAATTGCACTAATCAATCATGCATAACTTATGACTAAACTGGCTACAGGTTGTTAAATTACTACGTGGAGTTCCATTATGCGCGTAATATACTATTTGAAATTCTTAGTGCAATATGCGCGTCATAAACGTGCATCCATCAAAACCGATAAGCTAAAATTTCTTGTAATATAGTATTGAAAGTGTTTAGTATCAAATTAATTATGAATCATCTATAAATTTCACTAGTACATCTATTACGATGAATTCACAATCTTTTGGAGCTATGCATGCTTTATAATTGCTACTCAACAACACTGTGAAGATTGCTTTGGATTCCgcatataataataacataatgAAACGATTTTAAGCCAGTAAAACCATATATAATCTTCAAggaactggaacttaaatagaGCTTAATTTCGCTATTAAACCAAATATTGATGGATTAGGCTATTTCTTACAGTATTCACTTGGAATATTGGTTGTTTAAGTAAAGTTGAATTGATTAAACAACCAATCCAAGTGAATACTGTAAGAAATAGCCTAATCCACCAATATTTGGATTTCGCTTTCAGAACATTCTTTGTGTTAATGACCATTAATTTAAGCTAATCACCTTTTTGAACCTTGTATTAAAATGATTAACTTAAGTAATGGATTTAGTCAGTGGGATCACTCTTTACTTTCTACTTCCCTCTTCTTCATCCGACACTCGTCTTTTGTACTTCATCTCTTGCTCTCTCCCATTTCTTGTTCGATCCATTTTTCTTGTCAAGAAATCGAgagattttacatttttgtgCTCCTGTTTTactaaattagggttttagggttccgACGTGATGAGTCACCGTCGAGCTTCCGGCAGCGATGTAGTTCACGTGAAAACCACCAACGACCTTCCGCCGGAGAATAGGTTTCCAAATTCCGGCAGCGACAGTTCCGTCTGGGCCACTGAGGATGATTACAACCGTGTCTGGGCAATGCACCCCGACGATGCTGAGTCTCCGAGCAAGAAGACACGATCTTCCTCCTCCGAGATTGGGAAATCGTTCTTCAAGACGAAGCTCTGCTTCAAATTCCGCACCGGAACTTGCCCTTACGCCGCCAGCTCTTGCCACTTTGCTCACAGCTCGGAAGAGCTCCGTCGTCCACCGCCGCCGCCTAATCGGCAGGAGACTGCTGCGACGGAAGCTTTAAGGAACAGAGAGAGCTTTGCGATTAGTTTAGGCCCTCGTGGTTATGGTGGTGCTGCTGCTAGTGATGGTGGTGGCAATGTTGCTCAGACTTTGAAGCCTCCAAATTGGAAGACAAGGATTTGCAATAAGTGGGAGATTACTGGCTATTGTCCTTTTGGTACTAACTGTCATTTTGCTCATGGAGCTTCAGGTAAAGTTTTGGCCTTTTTCATCTATCAGCAACCCTAATGTGCTTCAAAATGTTAGTACAGAATAATAGAAATGAGTTTCAATCAGTGTTGCTTGATGGATTGTGTGATTAGACTTAGAGTGTCACCACAGGGTAATGGATGCTGAATTGACTGAGAGATAATGCTTGAACACTAGAACTGGCTTTGTTAGCTTTGAATGATTGATGAAAAATTAGCTTGAAGCCTTGAACACTATGGACTTAGTGTAAATCGAGTAGGACGGTTGAAATGTTTCAGTGTGGTTTATGTCAATCAGTTTCTGATTGGAATAggttcttgatttgcttgttaaCATAATTGGCCATGGTAATGCAGAAAGTTTCAACCGTAGCTAGCTAAAAGTTTGAgtctttatgatatttttttgcaGAGTTGCACAATTTTGGAGGAGGCCTTGTTGAAGGAGAAGGTAAGATCGGAACATCCACCACTCCGGCCACAAAGCAGACGGGACAAGGAAGTACAGTGACTAACCTTGTTTCTCCTGGAGTCCCGTCTCAACGGACATTGAGTGCTGTTATGCAGAAACCAAAAGGGGTCAGAACTCAACGGAAATGGAAAGGACCGGATAAGATCAGTCGGGTTTATGGTGATTGGATCGATGATATTGAATAATGTTGACCAAGGGATTAGCATTTTTAGAGTTGTAACTATGTTGACATATTAGCATcctctcttttgttgttgtagatTGTGACTtaacaaagacaacaactcgctcttctctttcttgtggAATCATCTTAATTCTCTTTCTATGCCAATTCTAAATGACTAAATCTGAACTTGTAGCAGATCAAACCGAACTTTAATCATGTTTCGTACTTGTAAACCGGACCATTAttggtaacttttttttcctctatttccTATTCCATCggtcaatatttttgttttaaaaactgttttttcgttttgactatgtattatttttaagacaatgatttttatataaaaaaaactgtcaCAGAAGACTCGCTCAAAATGCTAAGCAAAGACACTTCTGTCTCTCAGACATAGCCACTTCTTTCTCCTCATTTCTCTCTATTAAATTGAACTTTATGTCTTCACTTGCAAAGAGTTCTTATAACAAACCTTCCTTATTTCCCAAGCAATCTACGAAACTGGTAGAGAAGCTGGGGGGAGCTTTCCAACCTTCAAATGTCGGCAACAACATTAATACCAGATGCTGATGTTTTTCCTAGCGTTTCCATGCCAGTCACCGCAATTTTGACTGGCGTGCTTCTCTTTGTGATTTTTGCcggtttcttttctcttttcttctggcAGTTTCTCCTGAACCGATTATTTTCAACTTGGAACCTTCAGCGAACACCTTACGCTGACTTAATCCATGTAGCCACTCCACCTGAAAATACCGGCCTAGACCCATTTATCATCCGATCATTTCCCATGTTCCGATATTCATCTGCAACAATGAAGAATCACGGGACAGAATGTGCTATTTGCTTGTCAGAGTTTACAGATGAAGACACAGTTAGGCTGATAACGGTTTGTCGCCATCCCTTTCATTCAAATTGCATTGATCTTTGGTTCGAGTTACACAAGACTTGTCCTGTTTGCCGGTGTGAGCTAGACCCTGGCCTTGTCGGATCTGGAAGCCATGAATCTTTGCACAACACAATCACGATTACTATTGAGGACATAAACCATGAAGAAGAAAGTCTTCCTACCACTGGTTCAAGCAAAAGGATAGTGGAAGCATCGGCTTGGCGATTCTCGAGGTCACATTCTACTGGACATTTCATGGTTAAGACGACAGATGTCAATGTGAAGATGAAAAGAAGGCATTACCAAACAGGAAGCTGTGTCTCATTCGACGAACTTACTCGGTATAATGAAGCATTATGGCTAGGTGATTCATCATACATTAGCAGGATTGAAGTCTAGTTTACTGATAAATTCTATTACATCTtcaattttgtgttctttgtagTAGCagtagaaatttcaaaattgtaaTAAGATCTCTAGTCAGGTTTTCATGCTCTTATCGGATAACCGAGAAAATAATAAGAGTCACTCCACCGGTTTTTCTTCAGacgtgttgttgttgtcttctgcAGTGTCTCCATCTTCAGAACTGTCGTCTTCTACATTGTCACTATCTTCAGAAGTGTTGTTGTCTTCTACACCTTCAGATTCACTGGCCGTTCTCAAGCTAAACTTCAGAATGATAGGTCTGCCCATTATCTCCTATAGAAAAAACCAAACTGTGATGAAAACCCTTTACATGCTCAAGAGCTAAAGAAGCAAATAGCAGTTCGGAAATTAAAGTATGAAAAACGAGAAGTTTATAATTATACCTTCCCATCGAGTTTGGTGATTGCatcctcagcttcttctctaGTAGCGAAAGAGACAAAGCCATAGCCGGAAGATCTTCCTTCAGGGTCAGCGAAAACAACCCGAGCTGAGACCGGGTTGAAATCTGCAGCAGTGAAAAGCTCACGGAGATGGGTTGACCTTGCTTTCCAAGCGAGATTAGATATGTAGAGTTTGTGACGAGTCTCTCCAGCgggaggagaaggaagagcaTTTGGTTGTTTTGGAGTAGGCTTCTTGAACCTTCTAGCAAAGTTCACTCTTATGATCCTCCCTGAGACTtcctaaaaaacaaacaacatagaaGCTTGTTTAACATCAAGGATCAGTTAACAATTCaacataatatatgttttaagtaCTTACAATAACTTCTTATTTCTCTCTATGATACTGAATGAAATTAACCAAACCGCACTCAATGACTTAAACTAAAGGATTCCGAAACTAAGAACACAGGACATTAAAGAAGGACAATGAAATAAACTTAGGTGATAGAAGAATGTAAAAGGTTGAAGCTTACAAAAGCATCGAACTTATCAACAGCAGCTTGAGCTTCTTCTCCAGATGCCATTGTTACAAAAGCAAACCCTCGATTCTTCCCATCTTTTTGCCTTATAATctgtaaaattcaaaattgaggtgaaacaaattcataataacacaaaagaaattgaaatgcttttagagaaagaagaaaagacctCGACATTGTTCACAGTCCCGCATTGTCGAAAGAGGTCGGAGATGTCATGAACACTCATAGACCAAGGAAGATTGAATACAAAAAGCTTCCTTTTTAGATTTGACTTCTGGGTTTCGTCAGTCTTCTCATCCTGCGACGTTTCTTCCTCCGCCGATGTTTCTTTCTCCGCGACGGAACATAGTACGGAGACGAGCCGCCGCGAGTTATTATCGCCGCCGGAACTTAGAGggaaattgagagagaaaacGGGAGATATATTACTGGGAATCCGAAGACTAAAGGCGGTAGGTTTAGACCGTTGAGGAAAGAGATAAGgtttagagaaagaagaagaagaagaggaagagagtgaGAGGACGGAGAGAGCAGCTTCCAGAACCGCCATTGTTTTAGATTTGGCGCAAGAGAGAAATGGATTAGACCGAAACATAAGGAATTAaaaccggtttggttttttttgaaaattccaATTGTGAACCGAATCTACCCACTCCGGTTCCGAAGGGTTAAATACTTAATTGGCACGAGGAATTAACCGTATATcacatttgtttttggtatacCAATAAATTCCAATCCATCATTGCAGTCAAAGTGGTAGGAACTGGAAACACtgaaatttcatgttttatctCTTTCAAAGCCAAAACTCTGACTATTAAAACTAAGACTTGATTGGTTTCTTGTATCCTacgaataaaatatttttccaaGCATATGATGACTAACTCAATAAGACAATAACATAATAACTTTTCTTTACCCATAATAAGATTATTAGCTAgtttaaaatcatatacttaaaattatatataataataataatgatttgcAACGACATTGTTTACTCGAAAGCATAGGACATCAGTTATTACTCAAATAATCAAAGATTATTAGGCTATTGAtgagaaaacattttttattattagagtATCAATTTTTAGGCTAACTATGCATAGGACATCAGTATATAAGTCTTTGATCATTACATGTTTTGCAATTTAGAAATTACTTAAGAGCCGAACAATGCATACCCCCTCCTAGTATATAAGTCTTACACATCAACACCATCAATTTAAAGTGGAAAGGGTCAAAAATTACACTTTATCAAGATTCTCGTTGCATATttgatattaaaacaaaacaaaaatacacagttccattattttgtaaataatcaacaaaaaatacaCTCCATCAAGATGCATTTGAGTACAAAATCGAATTAACCACCTGAAAACATGATATGAATGCAAAATTATAACCAcctaaaatattatagtaatatttttatctattcttagattatttatttcatttaattttctttctttctaaaattaCAATACACAATTTAATTCTATATTATTCCAGATTATTCCATAAAGCTATTATATAAATCATCTACAAATaaggtatttttgaatttttttatcaaccatATATAGCTATTTGTTTATTCAACATTCTAGTCTTTtagaggttaaaaaaaaagtactgaCATTGATAACTAAACATTTATTCACCAAACTTTTGCAAAGATTCCACATATTCATCTGAACCAAATGTGTTCGAAGCTCTAAAGAATTCATGTGAAACTCTAAAGAGTTCACGTCGCCGATGTCATATATTACATCAGATGTGGTTACGTCGGAGTTGCCGGTGTAGGCGTTTACATCAAAGTTGTCGGTGTCGGAGATTACATTGGAGTCGCCGGTGTCATAAATTAACGATCGCTACATCGAAAACATGGAATTTGAGTTTTTCAGCTCATTGAAAGCTTTCAAAATCTCAGTCCACTCAGATGCTGACCGCCGACGGAATCAAGATCTAAGCAAGAATATCACTACGAAAAAGGCATGTTGCATCAGTTAATTTGTGTCAAATAAATGaatgatttaaatttgaattacttttttatgaatgatacaaaaaaaataaaatttaacatcaatTCAAATAATTGATGCCATCAGTAATCTGACttacatcaattcagaataaTTAGTAtaagtttatattaatttgcatcactttaaaatattgatacaaaatataatttttacacatcacttaaacaatcgatataatttataatttatatggaTTTATActaatattacttaaaaaaactgatacaaatttacatcaataaaaagtgatgttaattatatgatttctcATTATAAGAACTGATATAACTATTTACTTGTTTTATATCGATTAAACAAACTGATGTTTTACTATTAATTTGTATCGGTTAAGAAATTTGACACTAATAAAACACACATGCATAatcattaacaaataaaatgcAAATACAAGTTTAAAGTCAAAcattctaaataaataaataaaaagtcttTTGAGAAATTCGTATATGCAAAATGTATTGACCAAGTAAATCCAATaagtaaaaagagttattggAAAGTTATTTCAAGAAAAGTCCAGCCAGACGTCTCCAATCCATTAATCCAAAGGACATGCTTGTGATGCCTCATAAAAAACGATGTCGTTTACTAAACAACTTGTACACaccaccaaccaaaccaaaccaaaaaccatttcctatttactAAACGGAACtgaaaatccaaattcgagaaCACACAAaactcggagaagaagaagaagagaaccattccttccttcttccttctttactCTGTGACATCCTCAAAtcccctaaaccctaatttcctcGAATTCGTTGTTGGGAGATACTTACTGCTTTGAGTGAGTCAAGAGGTGGTTTATGTGAGTGTATTGCTCTgacatatatacaaacaaaaatggcGTCTCTGGGTCTGTCGTTTCCTCCCGCCTCCAAAACGTCGACGTATctggcctcttcttcttctactttcttCTCTAACTCTTCTCTATCCCTCAGGACCTCTCTGTCTCGCTCCCGCAACTCTGTCTTCGCTTCTCTTGTTGTAAGCAGTCGTCTTCAATCCCTTATGTTACGCTATATTACATTTTCCGGATTTGAGGTTCCTAGATTGAGTGGACCCTATTGCCCATCTTGTCTAGTTTTGAATATCTGAGGTTTTAATTTGTGCATTAGCTACAAAGGTTGTCTCTTTTTTTGATTATGCGAATATAGCTATACAAAAGGTTGTCTCTTTCTTCAGTATACGTTCGTTTGATGCATATGAATCTCTGATTATATCttcttattgttgttgttgttgttgctagaAATGTGATATGCCAGAGTCATTGAATGTGGGAAATGGGAATCCAAGTATCCCAATTATTAACGAGAGGACACTTCCAAAGTTCTTGGAATCTGCAAGGATGGAGAAATCAGTCAGTAGAACCAATACAAGGCTGAAGTTGTTCTCTGGTACTGCAAATCCTGCACTTTCTCAGGAAATTGCTTGGTATATGGGATTGGATCTTGGGAAGATTAATATTAAGAGATTTGCTGATGGAGAGATCTATGTTCAGCTACAAGAGAGCGTTAGGGGGTGCGACGTGTATTTGGTGCAGCCTACTTGCACTCCCACAAATGAGAACCTCATGGAGCTTTTGATTATGGTAGATGCTTGCCGCAGAGCATCAGCCAAGAAAGTAACTGCTGTGATTCCGTATTTTGGATATGCAAGAGCTGATAGGAAGGtaaagtctctttttttttgtgtgtttacagCCTTTTCTAGTTTAGCTGCTTTGACATGAGATGGAGGGTTGAATTGTATGTGTTTTGCTGCTTGCAGACACAAGGGCGTGAATCTATTGCTGCCAAATTGGTTGCAAATCTTATCACCGAAGCTGGTGCAGATCGAGTTCTTGCATGTGATCTTCATTCAGGACAGTCCATGGGTTATTTTGACATTCCAGTCGACCATGTGTATTGCCAGGTACACCTTTAAAGCCATGTTCTTGATACCTACGGTCCCTTCTTATGATTGTGTGTGTATGCTCGTAATTGGTATAATGCCTTTTAACCCTTTGTGTGTTCAATTTTTGCAGCCTGTGATACTTGATTATCTTGCTAGCAAGTCAATTCCCTCAGAGGATTTGGTAGTGGTATCTCCTGATGTTGGTGGAGTAGCCAGGGCACGCGCTTTTGCAAAGAAATTATCAGATGCACCACTTGCCATTGTCGATAAAAGGCGTTCTGGACACAATGTTGCTGAGGTATCCCTTTCTTTCAAAGTCTTGAGTTTATCTCACCAACACCACTTGATTCCCCTCaagtttatatttgttatacTTTCCTTCCAGGTCATGAACCTAATTGGTGATGTAAAAGGGAAGGTGGCAATAATGGTGGATGATATGATTGATACCGCTGGTTAGTAAAACGGCATGGAGTACCCCTATCAAGATCACTAAACCCCCCTTCTCCTTTTTCAGGCTGAAACTTCTTAGAACCAATCTTGTTCTGTTTTATCTCAGGAACCATTGTGAAAGGAGCAGCCTTGTTACACCAGGAGGGTGCTCGGGAGGTCTATGCGTGCTGCACACACGCTGTTTTCAGGTAACCATTAACCTACATTTTGTTCTTTTGAACAAGTCTCAACACCATTAAATTTTCTGAagcatttttttggttttggtttggtttcgaaTGAATCAATGGGAAGCCCGCCTGCAATAGAGCGATTATCAGGGGGATTGCTTCAAGAAGTGATAGTGACAAACACATTACCAGTAGCAGAAAAGAATTACTTCCCACAG
This genomic window contains:
- the LOC104786010 gene encoding aminoacylase-1-like, giving the protein MASLSASSAKTEEETEIITRFQTYLRINTVHPTPDYIAAARFIISEAKSISLETQPIELVLGKPIVLLKWIGSDPSLPAILLNSHVDVVAFEEDKWDHPPLGAEIDEQGRIYARGTQDMKSVGMQYLEAIRKLKASGFEPVRSVYVTFVPDEEIGGTDGVAKFVESDTFKSLNIAIVLDEGLPSPTESYKVFKGERIPWWIQIKAVGQPGHGSKLYDDSAMENLTKSIDSVMRFRASQFDQLKAGLKAEGDVVSVNMVFLKAGTPSPDGFVMNLQPSEAEAGFDMRVPPVVDPVALEKRLVEEWAPVSRNMSFDLWRFNQDIEEKHLVTAKDDANPWLELLGNAVKEAGGKTSEPEIFPASTDSRYFRRAGLPAIGFSPISNTPSLLHDHNEYLSQYEYLKGIDMYVSILKVYTSYASPE
- the LOC104786012 gene encoding zinc finger CCCH domain-containing protein 28-like, whose product is MSHRRASGSDVVHVKTTNDLPPENRFPNSGSDSSVWATEDDYNRVWAMHPDDAESPSKKTRSSSSEIGKSFFKTKLCFKFRTGTCPYAASSCHFAHSSEELRRPPPPPNRQETAATEALRNRESFAISLGPRGYGGAAASDGGGNVAQTLKPPNWKTRICNKWEITGYCPFGTNCHFAHGASELHNFGGGLVEGEGKIGTSTTPATKQTGQGSTVTNLVSPGVPSQRTLSAVMQKPKGVRTQRKWKGPDKISRVYGDWIDDIE
- the LOC104786014 gene encoding RING-H2 finger protein ATL28; this encodes MSATTLIPDADVFPSVSMPVTAILTGVLLFVIFAGFFSLFFWQFLLNRLFSTWNLQRTPYADLIHVATPPENTGLDPFIIRSFPMFRYSSATMKNHGTECAICLSEFTDEDTVRLITVCRHPFHSNCIDLWFELHKTCPVCRCELDPGLVGSGSHESLHNTITITIEDINHEEESLPTTGSSKRIVEASAWRFSRSHSTGHFMVKTTDVNVKMKRRHYQTGSCVSFDELTRYNEALWLGDSSYISRIEV
- the LOC104786013 gene encoding RNA-binding protein CP31B, chloroplastic-like; this encodes MAVLEAALSVLSLSSSSSSSFSKPYLFPQRSKPTAFSLRIPSNISPVFSLNFPLSSGGDNNSRRLVSVLCSVAEKETSAEEETSQDEKTDETQKSNLKRKLFVFNLPWSMSVHDISDLFRQCGTVNNVEIIRQKDGKNRGFAFVTMASGEEAQAAVDKFDAFEVSGRIIRVNFARRFKKPTPKQPNALPSPPAGETRHKLYISNLAWKARSTHLRELFTAADFNPVSARVVFADPEGRSSGYGFVSFATREEAEDAITKLDGKEIMGRPIILKFSLRTASESEGVEDNNTSEDSDNVEDDSSEDGDTAEDNNNTSEEKPVE
- the LOC104786015 gene encoding ribose-phosphate pyrophosphokinase 1, chloroplastic, with the protein product MASLGLSFPPASKTSTYLASSSSTFFSNSSLSLRTSLSRSRNSVFASLVKCDMPESLNVGNGNPSIPIINERTLPKFLESARMEKSVSRTNTRLKLFSGTANPALSQEIAWYMGLDLGKINIKRFADGEIYVQLQESVRGCDVYLVQPTCTPTNENLMELLIMVDACRRASAKKVTAVIPYFGYARADRKTQGRESIAAKLVANLITEAGADRVLACDLHSGQSMGYFDIPVDHVYCQPVILDYLASKSIPSEDLVVVSPDVGGVARARAFAKKLSDAPLAIVDKRRSGHNVAEVMNLIGDVKGKVAIMVDDMIDTAGTIVKGAALLHQEGAREVYACCTHAVFSPPAIERLSGGLLQEVIVTNTLPVAEKNYFPQLTILSVANLLGETIWRVHDDSSVSSIFL